The following are from one region of the Paenibacillus sabinae T27 genome:
- a CDS encoding glycoside hydrolase family 66 protein: MFPTIKDAYPGKAQYLTGEPVCIKVELDNPLQHEVTVRLTAEIICSNRVLDSQAYEIVIPPGAISTHVLDFGPPDEAFRGYGVDLLLTREEAEPVRFSTAFDVVSSWRQSPRYGFLSDFHSRELGDAKDVESLGKLHINLVQFYDWMYRHDDLVPPEDTFTDLMGRELSLKVVKEKIALCRSYGMKTMAYGAIYAASQDFYREHPDWALYYGNGKVIDFIDIFTIMNVSEESPWHHHIIGEYKKAIEQVGFDGIHMDTYGYPKTGISKLGGVEKVERLEQQFPVLIENTRRELSKSKADIGLIFNNVGNWPVDTVAGASQDAVYIEVWNPYEKYHHIQQIIAWAQQFGHGKPVILAAYLKPFRLEPAESIDKAHAAALLLSAVIFSHGAYHLLLGEKSGVLTQGYYVDYSVADGAFMREIRNYYDFMVRYVHLLYDPSLRNVSMTHVEGDNLEYVFSGASYSTYGEPGKVWTVVRESEQMKLIQFINLTNNTEDYWNEGKNRPAEVKNLTVRVQVNESVRSVFTASPDIDMGRPKELEYSLEETERGYVLSVTVPNVYQWSMLVIEH, from the coding sequence ATGTTTCCAACGATTAAAGACGCTTACCCGGGTAAAGCCCAGTATCTGACCGGAGAACCGGTATGCATTAAGGTTGAATTGGATAATCCGCTCCAGCATGAAGTTACGGTTCGTCTAACAGCGGAAATTATATGTTCGAATCGTGTGCTGGACAGCCAAGCCTATGAAATTGTCATTCCTCCAGGTGCCATTTCAACGCATGTCCTGGATTTTGGCCCGCCTGATGAAGCCTTTCGCGGATATGGCGTCGATTTGCTGCTAACGCGGGAGGAGGCGGAGCCTGTGCGTTTCTCGACCGCCTTTGATGTGGTTTCGAGCTGGCGGCAATCGCCGAGGTACGGCTTTTTAAGCGATTTTCATTCGCGTGAGCTGGGAGATGCCAAGGATGTGGAGAGCCTGGGCAAGCTCCATATTAATCTGGTGCAATTTTACGATTGGATGTACCGCCACGACGACCTCGTTCCGCCGGAGGATACCTTTACCGATCTGATGGGGAGAGAGCTCAGCCTTAAAGTGGTGAAGGAGAAAATCGCCCTCTGCCGCTCCTATGGCATGAAGACCATGGCTTATGGGGCGATTTACGCGGCGAGCCAGGATTTTTACCGGGAGCATCCGGATTGGGCGCTGTATTACGGCAATGGAAAAGTCATCGATTTCATCGATATTTTTACGATCATGAACGTCAGCGAGGAGTCGCCCTGGCATCATCACATCATTGGAGAGTACAAAAAGGCGATCGAACAGGTCGGCTTCGACGGCATCCATATGGACACGTACGGATATCCGAAGACGGGCATTTCAAAACTCGGCGGCGTGGAGAAGGTAGAGCGGCTGGAGCAGCAATTCCCGGTTCTGATCGAGAATACTCGTAGAGAGCTGAGCAAGTCCAAAGCGGATATCGGCCTCATCTTCAACAATGTCGGTAATTGGCCGGTCGATACGGTCGCGGGGGCGTCACAGGATGCCGTATATATCGAGGTATGGAATCCGTATGAAAAATATCATCATATCCAGCAGATTATTGCCTGGGCGCAGCAATTCGGTCATGGAAAGCCGGTCATTCTTGCGGCCTACCTGAAGCCTTTCCGGCTGGAGCCAGCGGAATCCATCGATAAAGCCCACGCTGCCGCGCTGCTGCTGTCGGCGGTGATTTTCTCCCATGGGGCTTACCATCTGCTGCTTGGAGAGAAAAGCGGAGTGCTGACTCAAGGATACTACGTCGATTATTCCGTAGCGGACGGTGCCTTTATGCGTGAAATCCGGAATTATTACGATTTTATGGTTCGCTACGTTCATCTGCTGTATGATCCGTCTTTACGCAATGTCTCAATGACTCATGTGGAGGGTGACAATCTGGAGTATGTATTCAGCGGCGCTTCTTATTCCACATACGGCGAACCCGGCAAAGTCTGGACCGTGGTCCGGGAGAGCGAACAGATGAAATTGATCCAGTTCATCAACCTGACGAATAACACCGAGGATTACTGGAACGAAGGAAAGAACCGGCCGGCGGAAGTGAAAAATCTGACCGTTCGCGTACAAGTTAACGAGTCGGTCCGTTCCGTATTTACGGCGAGCCCCGATATCGACATGGGCAGACCGAAAGAGCTTGAATATTCCCTTGAAGAAACCGAGCGGGGATATGTGCTTTCGGTTACCGTTCCCAACGTGTATCAATGGAGCATGCTGGTGATTGAGCATTGA
- a CDS encoding GNAT family N-acetyltransferase: MRIKDMDAGSRKEAAGEAGPLMVSRGKVHRLEELPGCCAEDEDGNLLSAIFYNVTNGECEIVSLESRVENRGAGTRLINAVIAHARAEGCARVWLITSNDNTRAIRFYQKRGFDLQAVHRDAITEARKLKSSIPLIGYDGIPIRHELELEYLL, encoded by the coding sequence ATGCGGATAAAAGATATGGATGCGGGAAGCAGGAAGGAAGCGGCGGGCGAGGCTGGTCCGCTGATGGTATCCCGGGGGAAAGTCCACCGGCTGGAGGAGCTGCCCGGCTGTTGTGCGGAAGATGAAGACGGGAACCTGCTCTCGGCAATTTTCTATAATGTGACGAATGGAGAGTGCGAGATCGTCTCGCTGGAGAGCAGAGTGGAGAACCGCGGGGCCGGCACCCGACTGATCAATGCGGTAATTGCACACGCCCGGGCTGAAGGCTGCGCCAGAGTCTGGCTCATAACATCCAACGATAATACTAGGGCGATCCGTTTTTATCAGAAAAGGGGATTTGATCTCCAAGCCGTTCATAGGGACGCCATTACAGAGGCGCGGAAGCTGAAGTCGTCGATTCCTCTGATCGGATATGACGGCATTCCCATTCGCCATGAGCTTGAACTGGAGTACTTGTTGTAA
- a CDS encoding pyrophosphatase: MKFNDVVERVEKVSSQYCRKFNIERDNDWFLLKIQEELGELVQCYLESAGKARSRGRSLEELKENFQNELVDLLCLTMAMARFNDLELEEAIQEKWLK, encoded by the coding sequence TTGAAGTTTAATGATGTCGTTGAGAGAGTGGAGAAGGTTTCATCCCAGTACTGCCGAAAATTTAATATCGAGCGGGATAATGATTGGTTCCTATTAAAGATTCAGGAGGAATTGGGCGAATTGGTGCAATGCTATCTGGAGAGCGCTGGAAAAGCCAGAAGCAGGGGAAGGTCACTGGAGGAACTGAAGGAAAACTTTCAAAACGAGCTGGTTGATTTACTTTGTTTGACCATGGCAATGGCAAGGTTCAACGATTTGGAACTTGAGGAGGCCATTCAAGAGAAATGGCTCAAATAG
- a CDS encoding MarR family winged helix-turn-helix transcriptional regulator, whose amino-acid sequence MDDKNLDFISNEMLKLIRRASLDKKHGGLDRSSYTLLYHLSSHDNIGVKALAEEFGLDTSTISRQISVLELKGYIERIPDPQDGRSSYFQITELGSQRLAEAKKIRMNRYEQIFQNWSPQECRTFGDSLARLNRTLAE is encoded by the coding sequence ATGGACGATAAAAATTTGGATTTCATTAGCAATGAAATGTTGAAGCTGATTCGCCGCGCCTCTCTGGACAAAAAGCATGGCGGTCTGGACCGTTCAAGCTATACCCTGCTGTACCATTTGTCCAGCCATGACAATATCGGGGTTAAAGCGCTGGCCGAAGAATTCGGCCTGGACACCTCCACCATAAGCAGGCAGATCAGCGTGTTGGAACTTAAAGGGTACATAGAGCGGATACCCGATCCGCAGGACGGAAGATCGAGCTATTTTCAGATCACCGAACTGGGGTCACAGAGGCTTGCCGAAGCGAAAAAAATCCGCATGAACAGGTACGAGCAAATCTTTCAAAACTGGTCGCCGCAGGAATGCCGGACTTTCGGTGATTCGCTGGCCAGACTTAACCGTACACTTGCCGAATGA
- a CDS encoding MDR family MFS transporter, translating to MNKHTAGISSFWPIILAVFFGNFMSILSSTTINVAFPVFMKDFHAEVSSVQWMITGYLMATGVVAPIVGYFGDKWSYKYFYVFALTGFTLFSGLSTLAWSMHSLIAFRIMQGVFGGMIIPTTMAMIYQFIEKDRQAFAMSLWSLSSMLAPAFGPTLGGWLTGYFGWRSLFIINLPIGIAAIAVALKFLPYSRQSSLSKTFDLPGFITVILSSACIILAFSEGNSWGWTSLGTISLLVVGAALLTYFIRRELFLKEPLLNLKVFRQKRFTYSLIINCTITISLYSGSFLIPIFMQDIQQSTPLLTALVLLPGSLAMAFMSPVVGKLYPRVGPFRLILGGILLLVLSTWELSHLTPAATHIYVAAWMTLRYVGIALAFMPVTNAGMSAIPKEYSGHASSVTNWVRQATGALAIAIFSSLLAARSATHLKALTGGGAAGSSLLKAQGMAMGVQDVFLVATWIGVVAIPLTFLLKTRKSAAAAVSKSAGVKREANG from the coding sequence TTGAATAAACATACAGCCGGTATTTCTTCATTTTGGCCCATTATTTTAGCGGTTTTTTTCGGGAATTTCATGTCTATCCTGAGTTCAACCACGATTAACGTGGCTTTTCCGGTGTTCATGAAGGATTTTCATGCGGAGGTCAGTTCCGTTCAATGGATGATCACCGGCTATCTGATGGCGACCGGGGTAGTCGCTCCGATCGTCGGATATTTTGGCGACAAGTGGAGCTATAAGTACTTTTATGTGTTTGCCTTAACGGGCTTCACCCTTTTTTCCGGACTGTCGACGTTAGCCTGGAGCATGCATTCCTTGATCGCTTTTCGCATCATGCAGGGCGTGTTCGGCGGAATGATTATTCCTACAACAATGGCGATGATCTATCAGTTTATAGAGAAGGATCGGCAGGCTTTTGCCATGAGCTTATGGAGTCTTTCTTCCATGCTGGCTCCGGCGTTCGGGCCTACACTCGGCGGCTGGCTGACCGGATATTTCGGCTGGCGCTCCCTTTTTATCATCAACCTGCCGATAGGAATTGCTGCAATTGCGGTCGCGCTTAAATTTTTGCCCTATTCTCGCCAGTCCAGTCTGTCCAAAACCTTTGATTTGCCGGGCTTCATCACGGTTATTCTAAGCAGCGCCTGTATTATCCTGGCTTTCAGCGAAGGCAACTCCTGGGGCTGGACTTCGTTGGGGACAATATCGCTGCTCGTTGTCGGGGCGGCCCTGTTGACTTACTTCATCCGCAGGGAGCTTTTCCTGAAAGAGCCGCTGCTCAATCTGAAGGTGTTCCGCCAGAAGCGCTTTACGTACAGCTTAATCATCAACTGCACGATTACCATTTCCCTGTATTCCGGATCGTTCCTGATTCCGATTTTTATGCAGGATATCCAGCAGTCGACACCGCTGCTAACCGCTCTGGTGCTGCTTCCGGGCTCGCTGGCGATGGCGTTTATGTCACCGGTGGTCGGCAAGCTGTACCCCAGGGTGGGGCCGTTCCGGCTGATTCTGGGAGGGATTCTGCTGCTGGTTCTCTCGACCTGGGAACTTAGCCATCTTACACCGGCTGCAACTCATATCTATGTGGCCGCATGGATGACGCTGCGTTATGTCGGGATCGCCCTTGCTTTTATGCCGGTGACCAATGCCGGGATGTCGGCCATCCCCAAAGAATATAGCGGGCATGCCTCTTCGGTAACGAACTGGGTGCGCCAAGCCACCGGAGCGCTGGCTATTGCGATCTTCAGCTCCTTGCTGGCTGCAAGATCCGCGACCCATCTGAAAGCACTGACCGGGGGAGGGGCGGCAGGATCTTCGCTGTTAAAAGCGCAAGGCATGGCGATGGGCGTTCAGGATGTGTTTCTGGTCGCTACATGGATTGGCGTTGTTGCGATCCCGCTAACCTTTTTGTTGAAGACAAGAAAGAGCGCTGCTGCCGCAGTCTCTAAAAGTGCCGGAGTGAAGAGGGAGGCGAATGGTTGA